From a region of the Paenibacillus sp. R14(2021) genome:
- a CDS encoding SDR family NAD(P)-dependent oxidoreductase: protein MGKLDGKVALITGGSSGIGLTSAKMFVAEGAKVVITGRNQDTLNSAAEELGAGNVIAVQADSADPDSMDRAVSEAIAAFGRLDIVYANAGIAAPTPLGGTSVSAFQEVLNINVTGVFITVQSALPHLKEGASVILTGSTRSTDGYPARSAYAASKGAISSMARVFVSELSPKGIRVNTVVPGATRTPIWKQSTPEAIAKLEAGHARSIPMERMGDPEEVAKVALFLASDDSSYVQGAEIVVDGGAAASPLGAPIYRQG from the coding sequence ATGGGTAAACTCGATGGTAAAGTAGCTTTAATAACGGGCGGCAGCAGCGGAATCGGATTGACAAGCGCAAAAATGTTTGTCGCGGAAGGTGCAAAGGTCGTCATCACCGGACGGAATCAAGATACATTAAACTCGGCGGCTGAGGAGCTGGGCGCTGGCAATGTCATTGCCGTTCAAGCAGATTCAGCTGATCCAGACAGCATGGATCGTGCCGTATCCGAAGCCATAGCAGCATTCGGCCGGCTTGATATTGTATACGCGAATGCTGGCATTGCGGCTCCCACGCCGCTTGGAGGCACCTCAGTCTCCGCATTCCAAGAAGTTCTTAACATTAATGTTACCGGCGTCTTCATCACGGTACAATCCGCGCTGCCGCATCTCAAGGAAGGTGCCTCAGTCATCTTGACAGGGTCGACGCGCTCAACCGACGGTTATCCGGCACGGTCTGCCTATGCAGCGAGCAAAGGAGCGATCAGCAGCATGGCTCGCGTGTTCGTATCCGAATTGTCGCCGAAAGGCATCCGCGTAAACACGGTGGTTCCGGGGGCAACACGAACGCCGATTTGGAAACAGTCGACACCGGAAGCCATTGCCAAGCTGGAGGCTGGCCATGCGCGTTCGATACCGATGGAACGGATGGGTGATCCAGAAGAGGTCGCCAAAGTCGCATTGTTCCTGGCATCCGATGATTCGTCCTATGTGCAAGGAGCTGAAATCGTCGTGGATGGGGGAGCAGCAGCATCCCCGCTCGGAGCGCCAATTTACCGTCAAGGATAA
- a CDS encoding TetR/AcrR family transcriptional regulator yields the protein MARTKEFDQDAVLLKAMRLFWHQGYEKTSMQELVTHMGIHKGSMYDTFGDKRSLYIKTLKRYSEMLEESQQRRMANTKSAAEAIRSLFDNAIRHRDENPEGCFMVNTAVELANHDAEARDWVQHDWARTEQLILDLIVEGQQSGEIPMTLHAERLAAFLNNALIGLRVMVKTTMDKAKLNQIIDMNMSVLK from the coding sequence ATGGCTAGAACCAAGGAATTCGACCAAGATGCCGTTCTGCTCAAGGCAATGCGACTATTCTGGCATCAGGGCTACGAGAAAACATCCATGCAGGAGCTCGTTACACATATGGGTATACACAAGGGCAGCATGTACGATACCTTCGGAGATAAACGCTCCCTGTATATCAAAACGTTAAAACGGTACAGTGAAATGCTCGAGGAATCCCAGCAGCGACGAATGGCGAATACCAAGTCAGCTGCGGAAGCCATTCGGTCGTTATTTGATAACGCGATCCGGCATCGAGATGAGAATCCTGAGGGCTGCTTTATGGTAAATACAGCGGTTGAGCTCGCCAATCATGATGCTGAGGCCAGAGATTGGGTGCAGCATGATTGGGCACGTACAGAGCAGCTCATTCTCGATCTTATTGTGGAAGGTCAGCAATCCGGTGAGATACCGATGACACTGCATGCTGAAAGACTAGCCGCTTTTTTGAATAATGCCTTAATCGGACTGCGCGTTATGGTGAAGACTACAATGGATAAGGCAAAATTAAACCAAATCATCGACATGAATATGTCGGTCTTGAAATGA
- a CDS encoding GNAT family N-acetyltransferase: protein MNIQLNPALESYEVPDLREAVGWERRDQDYNTLLEKCNFWAGSRNEQGLLIAFGYIAGTGLQHGYLEDIIVHPAYRRQGIGERLVTQLVNEAERRGIEIITLTFDAKHLSFYERCGFTPCAGGLWRKR, encoded by the coding sequence ATGAACATCCAATTGAATCCGGCGCTTGAATCCTATGAAGTGCCGGACCTGCGAGAAGCTGTCGGTTGGGAGAGACGCGATCAGGACTACAATACGTTGTTAGAGAAATGCAATTTCTGGGCGGGTTCACGAAACGAGCAGGGGCTGCTTATCGCATTTGGATACATCGCAGGAACTGGCTTGCAGCATGGGTATTTGGAAGATATCATCGTTCATCCTGCGTATCGTAGACAGGGAATAGGAGAGCGGCTTGTCACGCAGCTCGTGAACGAAGCTGAGCGGCGCGGCATCGAAATCATCACCTTAACCTTTGATGCGAAGCATCTATCGTTCTATGAGAGATGCGGGTTCACACCTTGCGCGGGGGGGCTTTGGCGAAAGCGATGA
- a CDS encoding DUF4179 domain-containing protein gives MNEYRDHKEQKWPQLDAMKSHIEQIAVPSEIEERIRSGIRIGRQRRRSRWMAKMASYTAVLLFLVSVASVRFSPVVAAYVGDIPGLRSLVELINYDKGLQLALENDFMQQVGRFEEHDGIKLTIDGILADESRVVVFYTLKNMNGQRGIVNLQDVKLINKQNTSILYGASDFKEDWISKQGTIDLNFKEGTAVPDVLSLQMKVGKDHDTASKRKAWSFDIPVDKTKFEGRRETYALNKTVTVEGQRITFGQMTVYPTRIGIEVVYDPNNTKKLFYFDNLRIEDEHGETFGTISNGISGSIVSENRQLLYIQSNYFRKPSKLYLRASSIRALDKAKLEVKVDLANKKLLARPDDRLTLQDIGTSAENGQRILVFGLKREDPMDNKNRQFSIFDSTYADASGHRFESNRTGSTGDEYQYFIKNTSYTNPLTLSITDYPSRIYGDINVRVK, from the coding sequence ATGAATGAATATCGCGATCATAAAGAGCAGAAGTGGCCGCAGTTGGATGCGATGAAGTCGCATATTGAGCAAATTGCCGTCCCCTCCGAGATCGAGGAAAGAATTAGGAGCGGCATTCGGATCGGCAGGCAGCGCAGAAGAAGCAGATGGATGGCTAAAATGGCTTCTTACACGGCAGTTCTCCTCTTTCTCGTATCTGTAGCGTCTGTACGATTCTCCCCAGTGGTTGCCGCATATGTTGGTGATATACCCGGCTTGCGCTCGCTTGTCGAGCTTATCAACTATGACAAAGGGCTCCAGCTCGCCTTGGAAAACGACTTTATGCAGCAGGTTGGCCGCTTTGAAGAGCATGACGGCATCAAGCTGACCATAGATGGCATCCTTGCCGATGAATCGCGGGTGGTCGTCTTCTACACGCTTAAGAATATGAACGGTCAACGGGGTATCGTAAATCTCCAAGATGTGAAGCTGATAAATAAGCAGAATACCTCCATCTTATATGGGGCTTCGGATTTCAAGGAGGACTGGATAAGCAAGCAAGGCACAATCGATCTGAATTTCAAAGAGGGCACTGCAGTTCCGGATGTTCTATCGCTGCAAATGAAGGTCGGCAAGGATCACGATACAGCATCTAAGCGTAAGGCATGGTCGTTTGATATTCCCGTCGATAAGACAAAATTCGAAGGGCGGAGAGAAACCTATGCGCTTAACAAGACCGTTACCGTCGAAGGCCAGCGGATCACCTTTGGGCAAATGACCGTCTATCCGACGAGGATCGGAATCGAGGTTGTTTACGATCCAAACAATACGAAGAAATTGTTCTATTTCGACAATCTGCGAATCGAGGATGAACATGGTGAAACCTTCGGTACAATTAGTAACGGCATTTCCGGTTCTATCGTGTCTGAGAACCGTCAGCTGCTATATATCCAAAGCAATTACTTCCGTAAGCCCAGCAAACTCTACCTGCGAGCAAGCAGTATCCGCGCGCTGGACAAAGCGAAACTGGAAGTGAAGGTTGACCTTGCGAACAAGAAGCTGCTCGCCCGACCGGACGACCGGCTAACGCTCCAGGATATCGGCACCAGCGCGGAGAACGGCCAGCGCATTCTCGTCTTCGGACTTAAGAGAGAGGACCCGATGGATAATAAGAATCGACAGTTCAGCATATTCGACAGCACGTACGCGGATGCTTCGGGTCATCGCTTTGAATCCAACAGGACCGGATCGACAGGCGATGAGTACCAATACTTCATTAAGAATACGAGCTATACCAACCCGCTAACGCTCTCGATTACGGACTATCCGTCCCGGATATATGGAGACATCAATGTTAGAGTTAAATAG
- a CDS encoding sigma-70 family RNA polymerase sigma factor: MDNDSLVNAAQRGDDAAFYRFITLHQDKMYRIAFTYLKNENDSLEAIQEVTCRAYMQLHKLKEPRYAGTWLIRILMNYCADEINKRSRRNGRLQAMAVGLESHLSSGESELLEKVVLESAIEKLDANYRDVIQLKYYHDLTITEIARTLEKPEGTIKTWLHKALGGLRKRLEKDGESHE, translated from the coding sequence TTGGATAACGATTCACTGGTTAATGCAGCCCAACGCGGCGATGATGCTGCTTTCTATCGTTTCATTACGCTGCACCAGGATAAAATGTACCGGATCGCGTTCACCTATTTGAAGAATGAAAACGATTCGCTGGAAGCTATTCAAGAGGTGACGTGCCGGGCTTATATGCAGCTTCACAAATTGAAGGAACCGCGTTATGCGGGGACCTGGCTGATCCGTATACTCATGAACTATTGCGCGGACGAGATAAACAAGAGGTCTCGCAGGAACGGCAGACTGCAGGCAATGGCAGTCGGCTTAGAGTCGCATCTATCCAGCGGCGAATCCGAATTATTAGAGAAAGTAGTACTAGAATCGGCCATAGAGAAACTGGACGCCAACTATCGGGATGTCATACAGCTGAAGTATTATCATGATCTAACGATTACCGAGATCGCAAGAACGCTGGAGAAGCCGGAAGGCACCATAAAAACTTGGCTGCATAAAGCCCTCGGCGGGCTGCGTAAGCGGCTGGAAAAGGACGGTGAATCCCATGAATGA
- a CDS encoding response regulator transcription factor → MKTILLIEDDITISELQRDYLEINGFRVDMALDGEIGLQMGLAGMYDLIILDLMLPKMNGFDVCRKLREKKNIPILMVTSRREDIDVIRGLGLGADDYITKPFKPAELVARVKAHIARYDRLVGGVDAKNDIHIRGLRIDPDTRKVFVNEVEAVLTTKEFDLLYFLAQHPDRVFGKDHLFERIWGIDALGDLQTVTVHIRKIREKIEPDSADPSYIETVWGSGYRFKG, encoded by the coding sequence ATGAAAACCATTCTTCTCATCGAAGACGATATAACGATCTCGGAGCTTCAACGGGATTACTTGGAAATTAACGGCTTTCGCGTCGACATGGCGCTCGACGGCGAAATCGGCCTGCAGATGGGCTTGGCAGGCATGTATGACTTAATCATTCTCGATCTGATGCTGCCGAAGATGAACGGTTTTGACGTCTGCAGGAAGCTCCGCGAGAAGAAGAACATTCCCATTCTGATGGTCACTTCAAGGCGTGAGGATATTGATGTGATACGGGGGCTCGGCTTAGGCGCTGACGATTACATCACGAAGCCGTTCAAGCCGGCTGAGCTTGTCGCCAGAGTAAAGGCGCATATTGCCAGATACGACCGGCTAGTCGGGGGAGTGGATGCCAAGAATGACATCCATATCCGCGGTCTGCGCATTGATCCCGATACGCGGAAGGTATTCGTGAATGAAGTCGAAGCTGTTCTAACGACCAAAGAGTTCGATCTGCTCTATTTCCTAGCGCAGCACCCGGACCGGGTATTCGGTAAGGACCATCTGTTCGAGCGAATCTGGGGAATCGATGCACTTGGCGATCTACAGACTGTCACGGTGCACATACGGAAGATCCGCGAGAAAATCGAACCGGATTCCGCCGATCCGTCCTACATCGAGACCGTGTGGGGAAGCGGCTACCGCTTCAAAGGATAA
- a CDS encoding HAMP domain-containing sensor histidine kinase, whose translation MSIRLKLLLSYAAMLVIPLVSILLLSLLMVIFFRGGLQNIQGIYKMTQEQFDKESLEQIANEIKRSIRRQPDLLMDLSYLDEIAKELQRNNADMAVRVNDSVVYHSPNIPLTLRDSLDLSAFKWKEAFTQYPVKRMGNSDYLYMQLDFKYHNNDRGSVFIMTKIDPISYFIRQFFPTLFVALLCMLVVTHILLTTFMSKSIIRPLQALRDAAREIKEGNLDFRLQVKGQDEIGQLGIAFEEMRSRLLQSIRVQLQYEENRKELIANISHDLRTPLTAIKGYIDGIMDGIADTPEKNVKYLRTIAVKADEMDHLIQELFLYSKLDLNRQPFQFETVNVVPFLRDWTEELQFELEKRSIAFHADIQLEPRTAVSLDRDHFKRVLGNIIQNSVRYMDKAEPELRLTACREGDKAIIMIADNGIGIEPEALPHIFERFYRADESRNTHTGGSGLGLAIAKQIMDAHGGVIAASSESGAGTSIKLSLPIMTRDG comes from the coding sequence ATGTCCATTCGGTTAAAGCTGCTGCTGTCCTATGCGGCGATGCTGGTCATCCCGCTTGTTTCGATTCTGCTTCTTTCGCTTCTAATGGTCATATTCTTCAGAGGCGGTCTGCAGAATATACAAGGCATATATAAGATGACCCAAGAGCAGTTCGATAAGGAATCACTGGAGCAAATCGCCAATGAAATCAAACGATCCATCCGACGCCAGCCAGACTTGCTGATGGACCTTAGCTACCTAGACGAGATCGCGAAGGAGCTGCAGCGCAATAATGCAGATATGGCCGTTCGCGTAAACGATTCCGTTGTCTATCATTCGCCCAACATTCCGCTGACGCTGCGGGATTCGCTTGACTTGTCTGCATTTAAGTGGAAAGAAGCCTTCACCCAATACCCCGTCAAGCGGATGGGCAATTCGGATTATTTGTACATGCAGCTTGATTTTAAATACCACAACAACGACAGGGGATCCGTCTTCATCATGACGAAGATCGATCCAATCAGCTATTTCATTCGCCAATTCTTCCCAACCTTGTTCGTCGCCTTGCTGTGTATGCTGGTCGTAACGCATATTCTGCTGACGACGTTCATGTCCAAGAGCATCATTCGCCCGCTGCAGGCGCTCCGGGATGCGGCCCGTGAAATCAAGGAAGGCAATCTGGATTTCCGGCTGCAGGTTAAAGGCCAGGATGAAATTGGCCAGCTAGGCATCGCTTTCGAGGAGATGCGCTCGCGCTTGCTTCAATCCATTCGCGTCCAATTGCAGTACGAAGAGAATCGCAAAGAATTGATTGCGAATATTTCGCATGATCTCCGGACCCCGCTGACAGCTATCAAAGGCTATATCGACGGCATTATGGACGGCATCGCGGATACGCCGGAGAAGAACGTGAAGTATTTGCGAACGATTGCCGTCAAAGCAGACGAGATGGACCATTTAATTCAGGAGCTGTTCTTATACTCGAAGTTGGATTTGAACCGGCAGCCGTTTCAGTTCGAAACGGTAAATGTCGTTCCATTCCTGCGCGATTGGACTGAAGAGCTGCAATTCGAGCTTGAGAAGCGATCGATAGCGTTCCATGCCGACATTCAGCTCGAGCCGCGCACCGCCGTATCTCTTGATCGAGATCATTTCAAGCGGGTCCTGGGCAACATTATCCAAAACAGTGTGAGGTATATGGACAAAGCCGAACCGGAGCTTCGATTAACGGCTTGCCGTGAGGGCGATAAGGCGATCATCATGATCGCGGATAACGGCATCGGGATTGAACCGGAGGCACTGCCGCATATTTTCGAACGGTTCTACCGCGCGGACGAATCGCGCAATACGCATACCGGCGGGAGTGGTCTCGGTCTAGCTATTGCGAAGCAGATCATGGATGCGCATGGCGGCGTTATTGCAGCATCCAGCGAATCAGGCGCCGGAACAAGCATCAAACTGAGTCTCCCCATTATGACAAGGGACGGATGA
- a CDS encoding malate:quinone oxidoreductase yields the protein MSSRETKTDVILIGAGIMSATLGTILKQLAPEWNISVFEKLENAGEESSNAWNNAGTGHAALCELNYTTEKSDGSIDISKAININEQYQLSLQFWSYLVNSGLIRKPQDFITALPHMSLVLGEKDVSFLKKRFEAMSANPLFQGMEFSEDPKKLMEWIPLILQNRPANEPIAATKIDTGTDVNFGALTRMLFDHLKTKNVDIKYKHSVDNMVRKSDGSWKLKIRNSSGSIEQHTAKFVFIGGGGGSLHLLQKSGIPEGKHIGGFPVSGIFMVCNNPEVVAQHHAKVYGKAKIGSPPMSVPHLDTRFIDNKKSLLFGPFAGFSPKFLKTGSVFDLITSVKPNNLVTMLSAGAKNMALTKYLIEQVMLSKEKRMEELREFIPNAKSEDWELVTAGQRVQVIKDTEAGGKGTLQFGTEVITAADGSIAALLGASPGASTAVHVMLDVINKCFPQHMKAWEPKLKEMIPSYGISLMKNPELLQEIHASTAESLGLAKKELAYN from the coding sequence ATGAGCAGCAGAGAAACGAAGACAGACGTCATCTTAATTGGCGCGGGAATCATGAGCGCGACACTCGGGACGATCTTGAAGCAATTAGCGCCGGAATGGAACATATCCGTGTTTGAGAAGCTCGAAAACGCAGGCGAGGAAAGCTCTAACGCATGGAATAACGCCGGAACAGGGCATGCAGCACTATGCGAGCTTAACTACACGACCGAGAAATCGGACGGTTCTATAGATATCAGTAAAGCAATTAACATCAATGAACAGTATCAGTTGTCCTTGCAGTTCTGGTCTTACCTCGTAAACAGCGGGCTGATCCGCAAGCCGCAGGACTTTATTACGGCCCTGCCTCATATGAGCTTGGTGCTTGGGGAGAAAGATGTATCGTTCCTGAAGAAACGTTTTGAAGCGATGTCTGCGAATCCGCTCTTTCAAGGCATGGAATTCTCCGAAGATCCGAAGAAGCTGATGGAATGGATACCGCTTATTCTGCAAAACCGTCCAGCGAACGAACCTATAGCGGCAACCAAAATCGACACCGGCACGGATGTCAACTTCGGCGCTTTAACGCGCATGCTATTCGACCATTTGAAGACCAAGAATGTCGATATTAAGTATAAACATAGCGTCGACAACATGGTCCGCAAGAGCGACGGCTCGTGGAAATTGAAAATTCGCAACAGCAGCGGCAGCATCGAACAGCATACGGCCAAATTCGTCTTCATTGGCGGCGGGGGCGGGAGTCTGCATCTGCTGCAAAAGTCCGGAATTCCAGAAGGAAAGCATATCGGCGGATTCCCGGTAAGCGGTATCTTCATGGTGTGCAACAACCCAGAAGTCGTGGCGCAGCATCATGCTAAGGTATATGGCAAAGCCAAGATTGGCTCTCCTCCGATGTCAGTTCCGCATCTGGACACACGGTTTATTGATAACAAAAAATCGCTGCTGTTCGGACCGTTTGCCGGCTTCTCGCCAAAGTTCCTGAAAACCGGCTCCGTGTTCGACCTGATCACGTCCGTCAAACCGAATAACCTCGTAACGATGCTTTCAGCAGGCGCCAAGAACATGGCCTTGACCAAATACTTAATCGAGCAAGTGATGCTTTCCAAAGAAAAACGCATGGAAGAGCTGCGGGAGTTCATTCCGAACGCGAAGAGCGAGGATTGGGAGCTTGTCACTGCCGGCCAGCGCGTGCAGGTTATCAAGGATACCGAAGCCGGCGGCAAAGGCACGCTGCAATTCGGCACGGAAGTCATTACCGCCGCCGATGGCTCGATTGCCGCATTGCTCGGCGCTTCGCCAGGCGCTTCGACGGCCGTTCACGTCATGCTGGATGTCATTAACAAATGCTTCCCGCAGCACATGAAAGCATGGGAGCCGAAACTCAAAGAAATGATTCCTTCTTACGGCATTTCACTTATGAAAAATCCGGAGCTTCTGCAAGAAATTCATGCTTCGACAGCGGAGTCGCTTGGTTTGGCTAAGAAAGAGCTGGCCTACAACTGA
- a CDS encoding Ger(x)C family spore germination protein produces MSAILKWCSAAVVLFMLTGCWDSKTIQNMAYVTALGLDYQNGRYIAYIQVLNFTNVARSEKLEIGKSTPVWIGRGEGKTMVEALTSIYQTSQLRVYWGHIKAVICTGALLNNKNALRQAYDAINRYPEVRYNVLLYGTKDRFLELLSNKSIFNLSSLDSLMDSPEETFAQRSMIQPQYGYRNIAQLNEKGRTIILPTLTISNKEWHQDQMKKGMYRIDGAFAMKEQHLSGWYSEDDLKGLRWINKITKQVYVMIPDAKKPTGALFLTKPHHRIQMVAQQGEARFNLYISVKGSVEEMAENVSVSTMQAQAAQVVLEEIRATYMKGFASQTDLLNLFGVMYRNQPKLWHRLNDHHQLVLKEDTLKKIDVHVKLTHTGKYKGRVLPD; encoded by the coding sequence ATGAGCGCAATCCTTAAATGGTGCAGCGCCGCGGTAGTACTGTTCATGCTAACCGGATGCTGGGATTCCAAAACCATTCAAAACATGGCGTACGTAACGGCACTTGGACTTGATTATCAGAATGGCCGCTATATCGCGTATATCCAAGTCCTTAATTTCACGAACGTAGCCCGAAGCGAGAAGCTCGAGATTGGCAAGAGTACGCCCGTATGGATCGGCAGAGGAGAAGGGAAGACGATGGTGGAAGCACTGACATCGATTTATCAGACTTCGCAGCTGCGCGTCTATTGGGGACATATTAAGGCGGTTATTTGTACGGGAGCGCTGCTAAATAACAAAAATGCGCTTAGACAAGCCTACGACGCGATCAACCGTTACCCTGAGGTTCGCTACAATGTTCTGCTGTATGGCACGAAGGATCGATTTCTTGAGCTTCTTTCGAATAAATCGATATTTAATCTGTCGTCGCTGGACTCGCTTATGGATTCGCCGGAAGAAACGTTTGCCCAGCGTTCCATGATTCAGCCCCAGTACGGGTACAGAAATATTGCCCAATTAAACGAAAAGGGGCGAACGATCATTCTCCCGACGCTTACGATTTCCAATAAGGAATGGCATCAGGACCAGATGAAAAAAGGCATGTATCGAATTGACGGCGCTTTCGCTATGAAAGAGCAGCATCTCTCGGGGTGGTATTCCGAGGATGATCTTAAGGGGTTAAGATGGATCAACAAGATAACCAAACAAGTCTATGTTATGATTCCCGATGCAAAAAAACCGACAGGGGCGTTATTCTTAACCAAACCGCATCATCGAATTCAAATGGTCGCTCAGCAAGGAGAAGCGCGCTTTAACCTCTATATCTCGGTGAAGGGCTCTGTTGAGGAAATGGCGGAAAACGTTTCCGTCTCTACAATGCAAGCTCAAGCTGCGCAGGTAGTCCTGGAAGAAATACGAGCGACATATATGAAGGGGTTTGCTTCGCAGACCGACTTGCTCAATTTGTTTGGCGTTATGTATCGCAATCAGCCCAAGCTGTGGCATCGCTTAAACGACCATCACCAATTGGTTTTGAAAGAAGATACCTTAAAGAAGATTGACGTTCATGTGAAGCTGACCCATACCGGCAAATATAAAGGTAGAGTGCTTCCGGACTAG
- a CDS encoding spore germination protein — protein MNGAKLEPITGWNKQTFKTLFQQAADVELQEYRLEEGGNGEVILVYSGGLCDASLIAKVILPELVSLHRQQKLYDVLQLSTMCIPLPLSAVDVHASQEQLSEWIFQGDILLLFTQPNLLFRMDIARRPDRTPEESSTEISINGPKDGFVEDIAVNAALIRKRIRSQSLCYETFTLGRRTRTKVGLFYFSDIIAPSVLNEVRKRLNRIDVDGLQSINHLEKMIADKPYALLPLFDYTGRPDKAVTSLLNGRFVIIVDGNPMVLIGPGTFMLLLKSPEDIYFSFQYISFARLIRAFSFCLSVLLPGVWVALTSFHPDQIPFRLMSTIATARFGLPFSGQIEMFILLVLLEIFREAGLRLPSSIGQTLTVVGGLVIGDAAIRAGFVSPSVVVVGAIVAVSGATLVSQNLSGSVIVIRFVFFFISAAFGMFGLIISIVVLIGYMCSLSSFGVPYLSPLSPPSFKDMVKAVLRLPLNQYKRRPSDLNTLDSDKQGEEPHERNP, from the coding sequence ATGAATGGCGCTAAACTTGAGCCCATTACAGGTTGGAACAAGCAGACATTCAAGACCTTGTTCCAGCAGGCTGCGGACGTTGAGCTGCAGGAATATCGACTGGAGGAGGGAGGAAACGGCGAGGTTATTCTCGTATACAGCGGAGGTCTGTGCGATGCCTCTCTGATCGCGAAAGTCATTCTTCCAGAGCTGGTCAGCCTGCATCGGCAGCAAAAGCTGTACGACGTGCTGCAGCTGTCAACCATGTGCATTCCGCTGCCTCTATCGGCGGTCGACGTTCATGCCTCGCAGGAGCAGTTGTCCGAGTGGATCTTCCAAGGTGATATCCTGCTGCTGTTCACGCAGCCAAACCTGCTGTTTCGCATGGATATCGCACGCCGTCCGGATCGGACACCTGAGGAATCCAGCACGGAAATCTCAATAAATGGCCCCAAGGACGGCTTTGTGGAAGATATCGCCGTTAATGCGGCCTTGATTCGAAAACGGATCCGCAGCCAATCCCTCTGCTATGAAACGTTTACGCTGGGAAGAAGAACACGAACGAAGGTAGGCTTGTTTTATTTTTCGGATATCATTGCGCCAAGCGTGCTGAATGAAGTTCGGAAACGACTAAATCGAATCGATGTCGATGGTCTACAGAGCATTAATCACCTAGAGAAGATGATCGCAGATAAACCCTATGCGCTCCTGCCTTTATTCGATTATACCGGCCGGCCGGACAAGGCAGTCACCAGCTTGTTGAACGGGAGGTTTGTCATTATCGTGGACGGCAACCCGATGGTGCTCATCGGCCCGGGCACATTTATGCTCTTACTGAAATCACCGGAGGATATCTATTTCAGTTTTCAATACATTTCGTTTGCTCGTCTGATTCGCGCGTTCAGCTTTTGCTTGTCCGTCTTATTACCCGGCGTCTGGGTCGCGCTCACTTCGTTTCATCCGGATCAGATCCCGTTTCGGTTAATGTCAACCATTGCAACGGCACGCTTCGGCCTGCCGTTCTCCGGGCAAATCGAAATGTTTATTCTGCTGGTGCTGCTGGAGATTTTCAGGGAAGCCGGGCTTCGCCTTCCCAGCTCCATCGGCCAAACACTGACCGTTGTGGGCGGACTAGTGATTGGAGATGCGGCCATTCGAGCCGGATTCGTATCACCGAGCGTCGTCGTGGTTGGCGCAATCGTAGCCGTGTCGGGCGCGACGTTAGTTAGTCAGAATTTGAGCGGCTCCGTCATCGTCATCCGCTTCGTGTTCTTCTTTATCTCCGCCGCCTTCGGCATGTTCGGGTTAATCATCAGCATCGTGGTGCTGATCGGCTATATGTGCAGCTTAAGCTCTTTCGGTGTTCCTTACCTATCGCCGTTATCGCCGCCGAGCTTCAAAGACATGGTCAAAGCCGTTCTTCGGCTGCCCCTAAATCAATATAAGCGGCGCCCCAGTGACCTAAACACCTTAGATTCCGATAAGCAAGGGGAAGAGCCTCATGAGCGCAATCCTTAA